GCCCGCTATATCTTTGTTGTCAAAACCATTGGCAATTAAATTAAATTCACGTACTTTTATTTGTACAGAATTATCACCTACAGGTGGCGAGAGTGACAGTTTCCGTCGAATAAAGTCATCAATATAAGCCAATTCATGTTTAGCACTTTTGGCATTGCCATTATGACCATGGCCTGCATATCTGTAATAAATATGCTCTACATCTTTATTCAACTTTTTTAATACATACTTGAATCTATTACTGTGTTCGAAACTAGCTCTAGTATCTAATTCTCCTGCGGTAATTAAAACTGGTACATTAATTTTTTCAGCTAAATATACAGGTGAATATTTTTTTAACTCTGGGCTTTCTTCCCCCACAACTTTCGACCATATTTTTTGCATGTATTCTGCTAATTTGGTATTCCTATCATTAAAAATTAAAGGTAAGTCAAACACACCGAATCGAGCAATCACACATGAATATGTATCGGGATGTAATATAGCTAACATAGCACTAGAATACCCCCCATAACTCGCACCAATTGCACAGGTTTGTTTAAATTTATACTTGTCATGAATAAATGTTACAGCGCTTGTGATATCTTTTTCTATCACTCTGCCCCACTGGCCTCTCCCACTATCTTTATATTCCTTACCAAAACCATCAGAGCCTCGATAATTTACTTGTAATACCGAATAGCCACGGCTAACCAGATACTGAACAGTAAAATTAAATCTTTTATGATCTCTAGGACCAATAGGACCACCATGAGGCATAACAAGTAAAACGTTATTGCTAATATTTTCAGGTGATTGTGTATAAAAAGCCTCTATTTTATGACCTTCATCACTTTTAATATCTAACACTTGGGTATCACTAAATTCATAAACAGAAAGTTGTGCATTCTGTTCTTTGAGTCGTGCTAATTCATTTAGCGTTTTGTCCCAAAGATAGTATTCACCTCTATTAGTGCTCGAAAACACTTTTATTACAGCTCTTTGTTCATTTGCACTCATTGAGCTAATGAAATATTGCTGTCCTTCGAATGTATTTTTAAATTGTTGATTCAAAGTTTGTCTATTATGATCAAAATATTCTGATCGCCACTCGCCCCCATCGTAATAACTAATGGATTCTATTTTGTCCCCTGATTGGTCAAAGTTTGCTGCGGTTACATCGTATCTAGCATGCTGATAAATTATGTCGCCAATTGTTTGGCTTGATAAATCGAATTCATGCAGTGATTTTAAATCCGAGTTTATATTGGTAATAACAGCTAGTTTTCCATTGGGTAAAAATCCAATAGGTTCAAAATCGTATTCATAAGGATCGAATTGAAATAACAATTGCCAATCATTATCTTGGTCAAGATACCAATAGGTTTTTTCAATATCATCCTTATCAAACTTTGAACTAAAACGAACCTGCCCTTTGGGATCCGTAAAATATTTTCGAGCCTTGGACTGTAAATATTTGAATTTATTTTGACCCCGAAAGTTTTCGCGTACTATGCCTTGTGTATGTGTTTTGTATATCTGTATTTTTTTATAATTTGAGGCATCTGGATAATAAACAAACCACACTTTATCTTGCTCGTTTGGCAAATAGTCTATTACATAACCACGTGCATGGATCCTAGATGTTTTAAAACTTAATCCATTAGAAGAAGTAGATAAATCGACCAACCACGAGACATAAGCATTTTTTTGTAGGGGTCTGTAAGTATTAAAAATAAAGGAATCTTGGTCCCCCCATTTTACTGACGATAATCTGTAGTCTGCCCCCTGTTTAGCTTGAAAAACATTCAGCAGTTGACCACTATCAATTTCAAAAACATTTAATTGCAGTCTATTTTTTTCATAACCAGTGGTGAGTAATAGATCACCTTTAGGATTCAATTCAATTTTATGAATAGTATCTTTACTAAGTAGCTCATCTAGTGATATTAAATTCTGAGCATACAAATGAAATGAAAATAAACCGGCAATAAGCAGTCCATAAACAGCTTTCATACATTCTTCCCTGAGTTAATTTAATGGTGAAATGTTGATGTTTTTAAAGTTCTAGAAAACCCAATAAAATCATCTTCTCCAGGCCCTTTATATACTATAGGGATTTTCGCTAATAGTTCTGGATGGCTTGATTCTAGATACTCAATGGCAAATGAAGATTTATTGGCTAACTCTAATTTAAAACACGTATCACACCACTTTACTTTTGATAAAAGTTCTAAGTTACCTACATAGTTAATAGTATTGGATTCAATATTAAATGACCAATCATGCTCTGAATTAGCCTCTATATCACCAAGTCCTGTTTTTACGCCACTAAACTTATAATAACCAATGGGGACTTTAGCTAAAATATAAGTATTTTCTTGCTTGGCATTATTAGGTGAATAACTTAAAGGTATTACACCTAATATATTTACCGTTTTAATGTATGCTTCTGACTGTACAGCGAACAATAAATATCCAGTCACAGAATTACTCTTTGTATTTGAACTACTGGCTCTATCCATAGGTGTTAATGAATGACTACAAGAGGTTGCTGTACAACAAATTAGCACACATATAAATATAAAGAATGACTTCATTACATTAACCTTTTAACTGCTTACGATAATTAGTCCAGTCTTCTGTATTCCATTCAAGATTAGATGCTTCTGCTATGGCTTCGTCCACATATTCCAACGCCTGTGGCTTATCTCCAATAAAGTGATAAGCCTTAGCTAACAAATAATATGTATGAGGGGTAGCTTGATTTTCATCTTCAATATCTTCTAGCCAATCAATAGCTTGAGTTGCTAATTGTTTATCCACACTATTATTGGCAAAACTTAACGCGACCAGTTTTTGTCTTGCTTTTAAATGATTATTTTTAGCAGATTTTTCTAACCAATATTTAGCTTTAACTAAATCCTGTTCCAAGTATGGAGACGGAGATTGATAAAGAATATCTCCTAGACGATATTCTGCTTCTAATAAACCATATTTAGCCGCTTTTAAAATCCATGCGATACCTGCATCTACTTCATCATTTTTATAAAGAAGGTACATACCATAATCATATTGAGCTTGACTATGACCTTCTTCTGCCGCGGCTAATAAAACAGGCTGAAAAGCTTCTAATTGTTGATCATCAAATAAATCATTGTATGCACGTAAAAAACAAGCATATTGATATTTGGCTGAAACACTATCTTTGGCTAAACGCCTCATTGATAATAATGTGTTATAAAGATGAGGATAGTTTTTTTTTAGATTTCGAACACCTTCATAATAAATATTTACATGTTTAAACATGCCATATTGTTCGACAAGTTTTCCATCTCGTTCCGCAGCTTTTAATTGTGAATTATCAATCGCTGCAACAAAACTTTTCTCAAATCTCCCCGTAGGCCATGAAAAAATTACTTCTGTGTCTTGTACCTTACCATCTGCTCTAGCGTCGAAAATAACTTCAACACGACCAGAATTACCATGAACCATAGTTTTATTTAAATTAGATAACCCAGAACGATTACTTCCTGAAGTATAATTTCGAATAGCCGAGTTAAGAACAGATTGATTATGTGCACGGGCTTTATTATCAGTAGTGATATGCAACTTACCACGCTTTAACATTTTCGCGCGTTTTTCATTTTTTTGTTCATCGATTTCTGTTGTTAAAATATTAGGAAAATATTTCTCTGTAACTACTTTTTTACCATATTTTGCAGCTAGTTCTTCAGCAATGGATGCGGCATGATCTTGGTCTGACTTTGACAGTTTTTGAAAAATTTGAGATGAAAGATCAAATGCTTGAGGGTAATCATACTCACTGGCTAAATAAAACCAGGCCATAGCTTTTTTATAATCGACATCACCAATTAGGCCTTTTAAATTTAGCACTCCTAAATTAAATTGAGCTTCTGGTTCACCTATACTTGCCGATTCCAGTAACTCAATATGTGCCTCTTTATAATTTTTAGCCGACAAAGCCTCATGGGCTTTAAACATGTTGGCATTAGATCCCCAACTTACTGATAAAAATATCGTAGTCAAAACTATTTTTTTCATTCATTTATCCCTAAATTATACAACTAAATCAATTATTAAATGCGATGTTGTAATAAAGTTACAATCTTATCTTACAAAAAATTCACTAATCTAAACATAAAGTTAACACAACTTCTGTCAACATTTAAGGTTATTTTATTTCACCACTGTTAAGATAAAATAAAGAGACTTGAGTTTTATAAATCACCAAAGGCGGTAATATCGGATTTTAGTGATCGATTATTCTAAACAATTATTTCGCCAACACCTGTTATCCGCTACTTTGTTGGTTTAACTATATGCCAAGGAGGCATTGTGAAAATTCAAATTAAAAGTATTTCTAGTCACCAAACCAGTAAAGTCATGTCATTTATGCTGGCTTTGTTTATTTTGCCTTTCGCTATTATGGGCATTTTAGGCTTTTTATTTACCTTAGGCTCTGACAATGACCGTGCAGGTTATCCGTTTTTAATCTTTATATTTGCTCCCATATTATATGGCGTGATGGGCTATGTTTTTAATCGTTTTTTCTGTTTTATTTATAATGTCATTGCCAAACGTTTTGGTGGTATCGAATTTATCACAGAAGAACAAGAACAATAAAAAGTCAAAGTACCAATCCTCGCTAGATCTATATAAGTAGCGAGAATTACTTCTTTTATAAAATATTATTTTGCCCTTTTTGTACGTACAATAATGGCAAAATTTACTTGTTATTTATTTTTGCAAATCCTATTAATAATTCACCATTGGTAGTTTTACCTAACATTTTTCCTGCAAAATTATCTGCTGTAAAACCATGGGAATTAGCATCAAACTCAATCACTAAGTCACTGCCATGTTTACTCGTTCTCAATACTTTACTACCTCGTCCATAATCAACTTCTTCGGGAGCCCCAAAACGTAAAGAATTAAAATCAATATCCTGATGAGCATCAAAATCAGCTTCAGATCGAATTAACACATGGATCACTTGAGTGCTGTTATCGATTGTCTGTTCATTGAGTATTGTTAAGCGGCGATGCACAATTAGCGGTAAAATAATGTTTTTAGAGCTGTGTTTATCTTTGGCTAAGTCATCGGCTTTAGGTACATCTATGGCTGCTAAAGACAAATGTGTAGCTCGACCATATTGATCCGTTAACACATGAGGCCTTTCCAGTTTATACCAATAAGTACGAGTACCGTCTTCATACACAGTACTATTTGGTGTGTATGCCGTACCTGGATTAAATTTCCAATGGATACCATCTGCTGAACGTAAATAAATAGCGCGGTAGTCTAAAAACGCATTGATAATCATATGGTACTGTACTTCGTCTTTCCACAGCACAGGATCTTCATAATTAGAATGACGGTATGCTTTAGGGATAATTTTATTGTGTTGTAATGGGCTGGTCAGCACTCGATAAGGACCTAATGGTTCAGAGCCTTTACTTATCATCATCGCACCGGCTTTACTGACAAATAGAAAACGCCCATCTTCTAACTGTACACCTGACAAATTACGTTCAAAGCGATAAAAAGCAGCAGGTTTTTCATCTGCACCTGTAGTGTCAACTTCCATTACTCCTAAGTGTTGCCAAGGGCCAGCCATAGTCGCGGCCACCAATAACATAGGCTGCCAATTAATTAATGAATACAGCATATAACGACCATCATTTAATAAAACTATATCAGGGTTATGACCTAAACCTTGCATGTAGTCATAGCTTGTGGCTTTTTTAACTTTATATGGTCCAGTAGGTTTATCAGCCAGCGCATAAGCAACCGTTGAGTGTGGCCATTCCCAATGACCTTTGGTGGCGTTTGCTGGCCATCGAGTCACTTGCATATGATATTTTCCATCTTTACCGGCAACAGGACGGCCGCCCCAATATGACCAATCTGCATCTTCAATACCATTATCAGGATCTCGTGGAAGCACAGCATCAGCTCCCCATAAATCTGAACGTAAGGTGTTATGAATAGGCATAGGTTTGATTAAGTCATTAAATGAAGCACCATTGACCATTTTTGCTTGGCCGGAAATTGCTTTTGAAGGCTGGCTTATATTGCCACTATAATCATTCGCGTAAACAATATATTGGTTTTGAACGCTTTTAATCGGCGTAAAATCAACAAATTTTGGTTTGTTTAATCCAGAAGCAATTTGTTGCATGTCTTTATTCGAAGGGTCAATGCGATATAGTGAATAACTGGCGATATCATCTTCGTCATTTTTGGCCCAAGAAATTTGAATTTCACTATCTAATGGTACGACTTTAAGCTTAGTGGGCGCTTTGGGCGCAACCGTATCTTTAACGTTAAAGACTAATTGGTTAGAGCCACTGATATTCTGATTGTCAGTTGATGTCACAACATAGGTATATGCAATACCATGTATTAATTTCGTATCGGTAAAAGAGTTATTTTTACTTTCAGCTATTTGTTCATAAACTATCGTTTTTTTCCGTTGTTGACCGCGATAAATATAAAACACTTTATCTTGGCGTAATGGATTGGCCTGCCAATTCAGTGCTACGCCATTGTCTAGCGCTTTACCTGTTAAACGAGGACCCGATTTTTGTGCGGCTTTTACGCGGATATTGACATAATTAAGATAAACTTTAATGCCACGAGAGCTGTAAAAAATAGCTCTAACAAAAGGCAGGCCGTCTTTTACATCTTTTTTTGTGACGATATATTGGCCAGAAAAATGTTCCAGTTTTTTATCTGAGCCAATCAGTGTTACCTTTTCCGCTAAAGGGCGTTCATTACTGCCAAACACCAAATTAAGGGATAAGCTACCATCACTGATATATTCTAAATCGGCACCAAAACTCCATTCAATCACATCCCCTGCACTAAGCTGTTGGTAATCAGGATGTGTATTTAAAACTTTAGATTCAGCAATACCAACTGCATAACTAGAATAAAGATTACCTAAATGTAAGCCCATTAAACCGCCGGTTTGATTGCCGCTGGCTAAGCCTAATTTATCTTTAGTGGTAGCAGCGCGAGTAGTCCAAAAAGGCGATTGTTTGGCCGCCCGCCAAGTTGCCCAAACCGCAGTAAAGTCGCCGTCATTAACATTGGCATACGGAGCATTATCACCTAACAGAACCATATCTGCGCAACTAGGTAAGCTATAAAAAACAGATAATATTAAGCAGCCATAAATATTTATAGAGATGTTTTTTAGCTGTTTAATATTGTTCATTATGCTGCGCATATATCTTTTTCCGTTGAGTGGATTTGTAAATAAAATGTAACAGAAACAGCTCATTCACGCACTCTTTGCTTATGCATATATAATCCTCGCGAATTACAAGTAAATCAAAAGTATTATCTCATGGTAAGCATATTGATATACTTTATCTATTAAGGCTTGTATTTTAAACCAGGCTAAAGAATAGATAGTAAAACTATATATACAAAAGGTTGTTAACATGTAAATATTTATTGATATATTTTCAAATATGGAATTAATAGATGAAAAAATTTGCACTTTTGCCACTGTGTATTGCTATGTTGGCTGCATGTTCTAATAAACAAACAAGCACTGAGTTACAGCAGGTAGAAAACACCAAAAAACCCAATGTGGTTTTTATTTTAGTGGATGATTTGGGTTATTCTGATATTGGCGCTTATAACGCTGATTCATTTTACGATACACCCAATGTCGATGCATTGGCGAATCAAGGAGTGCAATTTACCCAAGGGTATGCAGCTAATCCTGTGTGTAGCCCTTCTCGCTATGGTTTATTAACGGGTCGCCATCCTAGTAGAGTCGATGCCACAGATTGGTTTCATGTTTATGGTTGGCCACATCGTTCTGAAAGATTCAACCCCGCACCTTTAACTCAAGAGTTGCCTTTATCTGAACAAACCTTAGCAGAAAGCTTTAAACAAGCTGGCTACGCCACATCATTTTTAGGTAAATGGCACTTAGGCGAAGAATCAAAATATTG
The sequence above is a segment of the Paraglaciecola sp. L3A3 genome. Coding sequences within it:
- a CDS encoding energy transducer TonB, with the translated sequence MKKIVLTTIFLSVSWGSNANMFKAHEALSAKNYKEAHIELLESASIGEPEAQFNLGVLNLKGLIGDVDYKKAMAWFYLASEYDYPQAFDLSSQIFQKLSKSDQDHAASIAEELAAKYGKKVVTEKYFPNILTTEIDEQKNEKRAKMLKRGKLHITTDNKARAHNQSVLNSAIRNYTSGSNRSGLSNLNKTMVHGNSGRVEVIFDARADGKVQDTEVIFSWPTGRFEKSFVAAIDNSQLKAAERDGKLVEQYGMFKHVNIYYEGVRNLKKNYPHLYNTLLSMRRLAKDSVSAKYQYACFLRAYNDLFDDQQLEAFQPVLLAAAEEGHSQAQYDYGMYLLYKNDEVDAGIAWILKAAKYGLLEAEYRLGDILYQSPSPYLEQDLVKAKYWLEKSAKNNHLKARQKLVALSFANNSVDKQLATQAIDWLEDIEDENQATPHTYYLLAKAYHFIGDKPQALEYVDEAIAEASNLEWNTEDWTNYRKQLKG
- a CDS encoding S9 family peptidase: MKAVYGLLIAGLFSFHLYAQNLISLDELLSKDTIHKIELNPKGDLLLTTGYEKNRLQLNVFEIDSGQLLNVFQAKQGADYRLSSVKWGDQDSFIFNTYRPLQKNAYVSWLVDLSTSSNGLSFKTSRIHARGYVIDYLPNEQDKVWFVYYPDASNYKKIQIYKTHTQGIVRENFRGQNKFKYLQSKARKYFTDPKGQVRFSSKFDKDDIEKTYWYLDQDNDWQLLFQFDPYEYDFEPIGFLPNGKLAVITNINSDLKSLHEFDLSSQTIGDIIYQHARYDVTAANFDQSGDKIESISYYDGGEWRSEYFDHNRQTLNQQFKNTFEGQQYFISSMSANEQRAVIKVFSSTNRGEYYLWDKTLNELARLKEQNAQLSVYEFSDTQVLDIKSDEGHKIEAFYTQSPENISNNVLLVMPHGGPIGPRDHKRFNFTVQYLVSRGYSVLQVNYRGSDGFGKEYKDSGRGQWGRVIEKDITSAVTFIHDKYKFKQTCAIGASYGGYSSAMLAILHPDTYSCVIARFGVFDLPLIFNDRNTKLAEYMQKIWSKVVGEESPELKKYSPVYLAEKINVPVLITAGELDTRASFEHSNRFKYVLKKLNKDVEHIYYRYAGHGHNGNAKSAKHELAYIDDFIRRKLSLSPPVGDNSVQIKVREFNLIANGFDNKDIAGVYKDKSANFKKRTKITLSN